In Limnohabitans sp. INBF002, one genomic interval encodes:
- a CDS encoding YifB family Mg chelatase-like AAA ATPase gives MTLALIHSRALLGLQAPAVTVEVHLANGLPSFTLVGLADTEVKEARERVRCAIQNAGLDFPTNKRITVNLAPADLPKDSGRFDLPIALGILAANGQLDEAALALHEFAGELSLSGELRPVRGALAMGLALRSAGVRTRLVLPPGSAEEAALVPTAEVYRAQHLSDVVAHFAKPEVKGLVAQREEATTHPVHTTEGWSRIETPTFSAPAAAHHPDLADVKGQAGPRRALEIAAAGGHSLLLVGPPGTGKSMLAQRFAALLPDMTLDEALESAAIASLAGRFELNQWMQRPTRSPHHTATSVALVGGGTPPRPGEISLAHNGVLFLDELAEVKRSALEALREPLENGHITISRAATQAKFPARFQLISAMNPCPCGYLGSPLKACRCTPDQVARYQGKLSGPLLDRIDLQVEVPTLATEVLMQSGTGESTATVRARCLVAHAKALVRQGAPNHGLQGQALETHMHLDAAAATFLQNAASKLGWSSRSTHRALRVARTIADLADSTSVQVAHVAEALQYRRVLVNH, from the coding sequence ATGACGCTCGCGTTAATTCACAGCCGCGCACTCTTGGGTTTGCAAGCACCGGCCGTGACCGTTGAGGTGCATTTGGCCAATGGCCTGCCCAGCTTCACCTTGGTGGGACTGGCGGATACCGAAGTTAAAGAAGCGCGCGAACGCGTGCGCTGCGCCATTCAAAACGCAGGCTTGGATTTCCCAACGAACAAACGCATCACGGTGAACCTCGCGCCCGCCGACTTGCCCAAAGACTCTGGCCGTTTTGACTTGCCGATTGCTTTGGGCATCTTGGCGGCGAATGGTCAGCTCGACGAGGCCGCATTGGCTTTGCATGAGTTTGCGGGCGAGTTGTCTTTGTCGGGCGAGCTGCGTCCCGTGCGCGGCGCACTCGCCATGGGGCTGGCCCTGCGCAGTGCGGGGGTGCGCACGCGGTTGGTGTTGCCGCCCGGCAGCGCAGAAGAGGCCGCACTCGTGCCCACCGCCGAGGTGTACCGCGCCCAACATTTGAGCGATGTGGTGGCGCACTTTGCCAAACCCGAGGTGAAAGGCTTGGTCGCGCAACGCGAAGAGGCCACGACGCACCCGGTACACACGACCGAAGGATGGTCGCGCATTGAGACGCCCACCTTCAGCGCACCCGCCGCCGCTCACCACCCGGACCTTGCCGACGTGAAGGGCCAAGCAGGCCCGCGACGCGCCCTAGAGATTGCAGCAGCGGGTGGGCACTCTCTTCTATTAGTAGGACCGCCCGGCACAGGCAAGTCCATGCTGGCGCAACGCTTTGCGGCCTTGCTGCCCGACATGACGTTGGACGAGGCCTTGGAAAGCGCTGCGATTGCCAGCCTAGCCGGTCGTTTTGAGTTGAACCAGTGGATGCAGCGCCCTACGCGCAGCCCGCACCACACGGCCACCTCGGTGGCCTTGGTGGGTGGCGGCACACCGCCTAGACCGGGGGAAATTTCTTTGGCACACAACGGCGTGTTGTTTCTGGATGAGTTGGCCGAAGTCAAACGCAGCGCACTCGAAGCGTTGCGTGAACCGCTGGAGAACGGCCACATCACCATTTCACGCGCGGCCACACAGGCCAAATTTCCGGCGCGTTTTCAACTCATCTCGGCCATGAACCCCTGCCCTTGCGGCTACTTGGGCTCGCCCCTCAAGGCTTGCCGATGCACGCCCGACCAAGTGGCGCGTTACCAAGGCAAGCTCAGCGGCCCATTGCTAGACCGCATCGACTTGCAGGTGGAAGTGCCCACGTTGGCCACCGAGGTGTTGATGCAAAGCGGGACGGGTGAATCCACAGCCACCGTTCGTGCGCGTTGTTTGGTCGCGCACGCCAAAGCACTGGTGCGACAAGGCGCCCCCAACCACGGTTTGCAAGGCCAAGCCTTGGAAACGCACATGCACCTCGATGCAGCAGCGGCCACGTTTTTACAAAACGCTGCCAGCAAGCTTGGCTGGTCTAGCCGCAGCACACACCGTGCACTGCGCGTGGCGCGCACGATTGCCGACTTGGCCGACAGCACATCCGTGCAAGTGGCGCATGTGGCCGAAGCACTGCAATACCGGCGCGTGTTGGTCAACCACTGA
- a CDS encoding TorF family putative porin, translated as MNLKSKIVLAILATSSAAFAQTAPVAPEVTYNVGVVSQYRYRGIAQTKGDAALQGGVDYANANGFYLGAWGSTIKWIKEAGTHNSVDTKGPVELDLYGGYKFEAAGIAYDVGYLRYQYVNNTYNKIGADYSNPNTDEIYGAATYGVLTAKYSYTLSDLFGQHANGGSKHSSYFDLTANFDLGNGYTFAPHAGRQTVANNAGYSYTDYSLTLSKDLGDGLSASVASIATTAKYNDNLTSNGYNTSKNALVVGVKYSF; from the coding sequence ATGAACCTCAAGTCCAAAATCGTGTTGGCCATCTTGGCCACCTCTTCTGCTGCATTCGCGCAAACTGCGCCTGTTGCACCCGAAGTCACTTACAACGTGGGCGTGGTGAGCCAATACCGTTACCGCGGTATCGCACAAACCAAAGGCGACGCAGCTTTGCAAGGTGGCGTGGACTATGCCAATGCCAATGGCTTCTATTTGGGCGCTTGGGGTTCGACCATCAAGTGGATCAAGGAAGCGGGCACGCACAACAGTGTTGATACCAAAGGCCCTGTTGAGCTCGACTTGTACGGCGGCTATAAATTTGAAGCTGCTGGCATTGCGTATGACGTGGGCTACCTTCGTTACCAATACGTGAACAACACTTACAACAAAATTGGTGCCGATTATTCCAATCCAAATACTGATGAAATTTATGGCGCCGCCACTTATGGTGTGTTGACTGCCAAGTACTCATACACATTGTCTGATTTGTTCGGTCAGCATGCCAACGGTGGCTCTAAGCACAGCAGCTATTTTGATTTGACCGCCAACTTCGACTTGGGCAATGGTTACACCTTCGCCCCACATGCTGGTCGTCAAACCGTGGCTAACAACGCTGGTTACAGCTACACCGATTACTCATTGACTTTGAGCAAAGACTTGGGTGACGGTTTGTCTGCCAGCGTTGCTTCGATCGCAACAACAGCCAAATACAACGACAACCTGACCTCAAATGGTTACAACACGTCGAAAAACGCCTTGGTCGTCGGCGTCAAGTACAGCTTCTAA
- a CDS encoding P-II family nitrogen regulator gives MKLITAIIKPFKLDEVREALSQIGVQGITVTEVKGFGRQKGHTELYRGAEYVVDFLPKVKIEAAVDAEHVDRAIEAIEGSARTGKIGDGKIFVYDLEQVVRIRTGETGVEAL, from the coding sequence ATGAAACTCATCACCGCCATCATCAAACCTTTCAAGTTGGACGAGGTCCGCGAGGCCCTTTCCCAAATTGGGGTGCAAGGTATCACTGTTACTGAGGTCAAGGGCTTCGGCCGTCAGAAAGGCCATACCGAGTTGTATCGCGGTGCTGAGTACGTGGTTGACTTCTTGCCAAAGGTCAAGATTGAAGCCGCCGTTGACGCTGAACACGTTGACCGCGCCATCGAAGCCATCGAAGGTTCTGCCCGTACCGGAAAAATCGGCGACGGCAAGATTTTTGTTTACGACCTCGAACAAGTTGTCCGCATCCGTACCGGCGAAACCGGCGTGGAAGCGCTTTAA
- the amt gene encoding ammonium transporter → MKKFLASLALGFGLLLGGTAAMAQTAPAADVKVTAPAAAPAAAATAATAAPAPVPNKGDTAWMTVSTLLVILMTIPGLALFYGGLVRSKNMLSVLMQVFVVSSLIYVLWVVYGYTLAFSGGSPFFGGFDKLFLATITPDSVAATFSKGVVIPELSFVAFQATFAAITCALIVGAFAERVRFSAVLLFCTIWFTFSYLPVAHMVWYWDGPDAITDAATLETVTAAAGWLWAKGALDFAGGTVVHINAAVAGLVGAYVIGKRTGYGKESMAPHSLTLTMVGASLLWVGWFGFNAGSNLEANGVAALAFVNTLVATAAATLAWIAGEALSKGKASMLGAASGAVAGLVAITPACGFVGPMGAIVIGAAGGFLCLWGVNGLKRLLGADDSLDVFGVHGVGGIVGALLTGVFAAPSLGGTGIFDYVANAVSPEYSIGGQVLIQLEAVVTTIVWSGVVSFIAYKIVDMVLGLRVSEEEEREGLDISSHGETAYHR, encoded by the coding sequence ATGAAAAAATTTCTAGCCTCTCTGGCCCTCGGGTTTGGTCTGCTGCTTGGCGGCACCGCCGCGATGGCACAAACTGCCCCTGCTGCTGACGTCAAAGTCACAGCTCCTGCTGCAGCGCCCGCTGCTGCCGCAACGGCTGCCACTGCAGCCCCCGCACCTGTGCCTAACAAAGGCGACACCGCTTGGATGACTGTGTCCACGCTGTTGGTGATCTTGATGACCATCCCAGGCTTGGCCTTGTTCTACGGCGGTTTGGTCCGCAGCAAGAACATGCTGTCAGTGCTGATGCAAGTGTTTGTCGTGAGCTCACTCATTTATGTGTTGTGGGTCGTCTACGGCTACACCTTGGCATTCTCTGGCGGTTCACCGTTCTTCGGCGGCTTTGACAAGTTGTTCTTGGCCACCATCACGCCTGACTCCGTTGCTGCCACGTTCAGCAAAGGTGTTGTGATTCCTGAGCTGTCATTCGTGGCGTTCCAAGCCACATTCGCAGCCATCACGTGTGCCTTGATCGTGGGTGCATTTGCTGAGCGTGTGCGCTTCTCGGCTGTGTTGTTGTTCTGCACCATCTGGTTCACGTTCAGCTACTTGCCCGTGGCCCACATGGTTTGGTATTGGGACGGCCCAGACGCCATCACGGATGCTGCGACTTTGGAAACTGTGACTGCCGCTGCTGGCTGGTTGTGGGCCAAGGGTGCTTTGGACTTCGCTGGCGGTACTGTGGTGCACATCAACGCTGCGGTGGCTGGTTTGGTCGGCGCATACGTGATCGGCAAACGCACAGGCTACGGCAAAGAATCCATGGCACCTCACAGCTTGACGTTGACCATGGTTGGCGCATCTCTCTTGTGGGTGGGTTGGTTCGGTTTCAACGCCGGCTCTAACCTGGAAGCCAACGGTGTTGCTGCCCTCGCTTTCGTGAACACCTTGGTGGCGACGGCTGCTGCGACCCTGGCTTGGATTGCAGGTGAAGCATTGTCTAAAGGCAAGGCCTCTATGTTGGGCGCTGCTTCTGGTGCTGTGGCCGGCTTGGTGGCGATCACCCCAGCTTGCGGTTTCGTGGGCCCCATGGGTGCCATCGTGATCGGTGCTGCTGGCGGCTTCTTGTGTCTGTGGGGTGTGAACGGTTTGAAACGCCTCTTGGGCGCTGACGACTCACTCGACGTGTTCGGCGTCCACGGCGTGGGCGGTATTGTGGGTGCGTTGTTGACTGGCGTGTTTGCTGCGCCATCCCTCGGCGGCACGGGCATTTTTGACTACGTTGCCAACGCCGTGAGCCCAGAGTATTCCATCGGCGGCCAAGTGCTGATCCAGTTGGAAGCTGTGGTGACCACCATTGTTTGGTCGGGTGTGGTGTCTTTCATCGCCTACAAAATTGTGGACATGGTTTTGGGTCTGCGTGTCAGCGAAGAAGAAGAGCGCGAAGGCCTCGACATCAGCTCACACGGCGAAACTGCCTACCACCGTTAA
- the glcE gene encoding glycolate oxidase subunit GlcE, which produces MQDTLQHTLQDFTDRILNASQTGQPLRLRGGGTKDFLGQSLQGEVLDTRGYSGILSYEPSELVITVRCGTPLAEVEAALAEKGQSFAFEPPHFTAGRLDALGQPLHLGEGATIGGMVAAGLSGPARASVGTVRDFVLGARVINGKGEHLTFGGQVMKNVAGYDVSRLLAGSWGQLGLITEVSLKVLPVAPGEATLVCAGVSQAQALKLINQWGGQPLPLNASAWVYDTTASPAQDFFFVRLRGAVAAVDAAVIKMSADVQALGAQVTRMDSADVAADWTASGEQTLDFFKAPTEQDCLWRLSVPQTAPVLDVRVNGAACAQYIEWHGAQRWLWAPASAATQVRDAAVKAGGHATLFRTSTASRQTLGDVDKQVGVYTPLNAVQQRIQNELKKQFDPAGIFNPGRV; this is translated from the coding sequence ATGCAAGACACGCTGCAACACACCCTCCAAGATTTCACCGACCGCATTTTGAATGCCTCCCAAACCGGCCAGCCTTTGCGCTTGCGCGGCGGCGGCACCAAAGACTTTTTAGGCCAGTCTCTGCAAGGCGAGGTGCTCGACACCCGTGGCTACAGCGGCATCTTGAGCTACGAGCCGAGTGAGCTGGTCATCACCGTGCGCTGCGGGACGCCCTTGGCCGAGGTGGAAGCCGCCTTGGCTGAAAAAGGCCAAAGCTTTGCTTTCGAGCCGCCGCACTTCACTGCAGGGCGGCTCGACGCCTTGGGCCAGCCACTGCATCTTGGCGAAGGCGCCACGATTGGCGGCATGGTTGCTGCGGGTCTGAGCGGCCCGGCCCGCGCCAGCGTGGGCACGGTGCGCGACTTTGTGTTGGGTGCGCGCGTCATCAACGGCAAAGGCGAACACCTCACCTTCGGCGGCCAAGTGATGAAGAACGTGGCGGGCTACGACGTGTCGCGTTTGCTGGCCGGCAGCTGGGGTCAGTTGGGCCTGATCACCGAAGTGTCTTTGAAAGTGCTGCCTGTGGCCCCCGGCGAAGCCACCTTGGTGTGCGCGGGTGTGAGCCAAGCGCAAGCTTTGAAACTCATCAACCAATGGGGCGGTCAGCCGCTGCCACTCAATGCCAGTGCGTGGGTGTACGACACCACCGCCTCGCCCGCACAAGACTTTTTCTTTGTGCGCCTGCGTGGTGCCGTGGCTGCCGTCGACGCTGCTGTGATCAAGATGAGTGCTGACGTGCAAGCCTTGGGCGCGCAAGTCACACGCATGGACAGCGCAGATGTGGCTGCCGATTGGACAGCCAGCGGCGAGCAAACCTTGGACTTCTTCAAAGCGCCTACCGAACAAGACTGCTTGTGGCGCTTGAGCGTGCCGCAAACCGCCCCTGTGCTGGATGTGCGCGTGAACGGCGCCGCGTGTGCGCAATACATCGAATGGCACGGCGCACAACGCTGGCTGTGGGCGCCCGCCTCGGCAGCCACCCAAGTGCGCGACGCGGCGGTGAAAGCAGGCGGTCACGCCACCTTGTTTCGCACCAGCACGGCCAGTCGCCAAACCTTGGGCGATGTCGACAAGCAAGTGGGCGTGTACACCCCACTCAACGCCGTGCAGCAGCGCATTCAAAACGAACTCAAAAAACAGTTTGACCCAGCGGGCATCTTCAACCCCGGTCGCGTTTAA
- the glcF gene encoding glycolate oxidase subunit GlcF codes for MQTNLAPQYIGTPEGEAAEAILRKCVHCGFCTATCPTYQLLGDELDGPRGRIYLMKQVFEGATPTRATQQHLDRCLTCRNCESTCPSGVQYGHLVDVGRKVVDAQVPRPMGERLLRWALKEGLPSPLFAPAMKLGQAVRGVLPAKLKAKVPAPQTAERNGVVWPTQTHARKVLMLAGCVQPAMLPNINTATARVLNAAGIQTIVAPEAGCCGAVKFHLNDQDGGMAHMRNNIDAWWPFVEQGVEAIVMNASGCGVMVKDYGHVLKDDAAYADKAKRISELTQDLSEFLPELVPVLKPKLKAHVLASAGMQAFHPPCTLQHGQQLKGGVEKHLAELGFAIQVANTESHLCCGSAGTYSVLNPEISTTLRDRKLGHLDALQPKAILSANVGCITHLQSGTDVPVKHWVEVLDEALN; via the coding sequence ATGCAAACCAACCTGGCCCCCCAATACATCGGCACGCCCGAAGGCGAAGCAGCCGAAGCCATCTTGCGCAAGTGCGTGCACTGCGGTTTTTGCACGGCGACGTGCCCCACGTACCAACTGTTGGGCGACGAGCTAGACGGTCCACGCGGGCGCATCTACTTGATGAAGCAAGTGTTTGAAGGTGCCACGCCCACCCGCGCCACGCAACAGCATTTGGACCGTTGCCTCACCTGCCGCAACTGCGAAAGCACTTGCCCCAGCGGCGTGCAATACGGTCACTTGGTGGACGTGGGCCGCAAAGTGGTGGATGCGCAAGTGCCGCGCCCCATGGGCGAGCGCCTGTTGCGCTGGGCCTTGAAAGAAGGCTTGCCCTCGCCGCTGTTTGCGCCCGCCATGAAGTTGGGTCAAGCCGTGCGTGGTGTTCTGCCCGCCAAGCTCAAAGCCAAAGTGCCAGCGCCCCAAACGGCAGAACGCAATGGCGTGGTGTGGCCCACCCAAACCCACGCCCGCAAAGTGCTGATGCTCGCAGGCTGCGTACAACCCGCCATGCTGCCCAACATCAACACGGCCACGGCGCGCGTGCTGAATGCGGCCGGCATTCAAACTATTGTGGCGCCCGAAGCCGGTTGCTGTGGCGCGGTGAAATTCCACTTGAACGACCAAGACGGCGGCATGGCCCACATGCGCAACAACATCGACGCTTGGTGGCCCTTTGTTGAACAAGGCGTGGAGGCCATCGTGATGAACGCCTCAGGCTGCGGCGTGATGGTGAAAGACTACGGCCACGTGCTGAAAGACGATGCTGCCTACGCCGACAAAGCCAAACGCATCAGCGAACTCACGCAAGACTTGAGCGAGTTTTTGCCCGAGTTGGTGCCGGTGCTCAAGCCCAAGTTGAAAGCCCACGTGTTGGCCAGCGCGGGCATGCAAGCCTTCCACCCACCGTGCACTTTGCAGCACGGCCAGCAACTCAAAGGCGGTGTTGAAAAGCACTTGGCCGAGTTGGGCTTTGCCATTCAAGTGGCCAACACCGAATCGCATTTGTGTTGCGGTTCAGCAGGCACCTACAGTGTGCTCAATCCCGAGATCAGCACCACCTTGCGTGACCGCAAACTCGGCCACCTTGATGCGCTCCAGCCCAAAGCGATTCTGAGCGCCAACGTCGGCTGTATTACCCATTTGCAAAGCGGCACCGATGTGCCGGTGAAGCATTGGGTGGAAGTGCTGGATGAGGCGTTGAACTAA
- a CDS encoding glutathione peroxidase, translating into MTTLTDFTANRIDGTPLSFADLKGQVLLIVNTASACGFTPQFEGLEALHKTYASQGLAVIGFPCNQFGAQDPGSNAEIGAFCQRNYGVSFAMMEKVDVNGDSAHPLFKWVKAEAPGLLGSEAIKWNFTKFLVGKDGRVLKRYASMDTPAKLAKDIEAALAS; encoded by the coding sequence ATGACTACTTTGACCGACTTCACCGCCAACCGCATTGATGGCACACCGTTGTCATTTGCTGACCTGAAAGGCCAAGTGCTGCTCATCGTCAACACCGCCAGCGCTTGCGGGTTCACGCCGCAGTTTGAAGGCTTAGAGGCACTGCACAAAACCTATGCCTCGCAAGGCTTGGCCGTCATTGGTTTTCCGTGCAACCAGTTTGGCGCGCAAGACCCCGGGAGCAACGCCGAGATTGGTGCCTTCTGCCAACGCAACTACGGCGTGAGCTTTGCAATGATGGAAAAAGTCGACGTGAATGGCGACAGCGCGCACCCGCTGTTCAAGTGGGTCAAAGCAGAAGCGCCCGGTCTCTTGGGCAGCGAAGCCATCAAATGGAACTTCACCAAATTCTTGGTGGGCAAAGATGGGCGTGTGCTCAAGCGCTACGCGTCGATGGATACGCCCGCCAAATTGGCGAAGGACATTGAAGCCGCCCTGGCTTCGTGA